One Deinococcus betulae genomic window carries:
- a CDS encoding VOC family protein: MSIRFNHAIIAAIDRQASASFFACVFGLPEPVSWGPFTSVTLEEGVHLQFAEPAVAEIQMQHYAFLVEDDTFDQIYGRLQSGGFDHWADPQRALPGQINTHHGGRGVYFTDPAGHGLEIITRPYGGVS; this comes from the coding sequence ATGAGCATTCGCTTCAATCACGCGATTATTGCCGCCATAGACCGGCAGGCCTCGGCGTCCTTCTTTGCCTGCGTGTTCGGTTTACCCGAGCCTGTGTCCTGGGGCCCCTTTACCAGTGTCACTCTGGAAGAGGGCGTTCATCTTCAGTTTGCAGAACCCGCTGTCGCTGAGATTCAGATGCAGCACTACGCCTTTCTGGTCGAGGATGACACCTTTGACCAGATCTATGGGCGCCTTCAGTCAGGTGGGTTTGACCACTGGGCCGACCCGCAGCGCGCGCTGCCGGGCCAGATCAACACCCATCACGGGGGCCGGGGCGTGTATTTCACCGACCCCGCCGGACATGGGCTGGAAATTATTACGCGGCCCTACGGTGGGGTCAGCTGA
- a CDS encoding STM4011 family radical SAM protein: MHSSPIETASASPSHLSVLYRGPLSSCNYACPYCPFAKHTETAEEHRADTAALTRFTDWVAAQTSPLSVLFTPWGEALVRRRYQAAITALSHLPHLRQVAIQTNLSGRLDWLADAARDKVGLWATYHPGEVPRERFLARCAELDALGVRYSVGVVGRRSQLAEIEALRAALRPEVYLWVNAFKVGPGYYTPSDLARLNAADPLFEVNTRRYPTRGQPCGAGEMAISVDGDGTVRRCHFIARPLGNLYAQPVAELLRPRPCSRPSCECHIGYVHLPALGAEDVYGPGLLARIPEGPGWADPSAYLARARQLVGGSGRAAG; the protein is encoded by the coding sequence ATGCACTCCAGCCCCATAGAGACCGCTTCGGCCTCACCCTCCCACCTCAGCGTGCTGTACCGGGGGCCGCTCAGCAGCTGCAATTACGCCTGCCCCTACTGCCCCTTTGCCAAGCACACCGAAACCGCCGAGGAACATCGCGCCGACACGGCAGCCCTGACCCGGTTTACGGACTGGGTGGCCGCGCAGACCTCACCGCTGTCAGTGCTGTTTACCCCCTGGGGCGAGGCGCTGGTGCGGCGGCGTTATCAGGCGGCCATCACGGCCCTGAGTCACCTGCCCCACTTGCGCCAGGTGGCCATTCAAACGAACCTCAGTGGGCGGCTGGACTGGCTCGCGGACGCGGCGCGGGACAAGGTCGGCCTGTGGGCCACCTATCACCCCGGCGAGGTTCCCCGTGAGCGCTTTCTGGCCCGCTGCGCGGAACTGGACGCGCTGGGCGTGCGCTACAGCGTGGGCGTGGTGGGGCGCCGCAGCCAGTTGGCCGAGATTGAGGCGCTGCGGGCGGCCTTGCGGCCCGAAGTGTATCTGTGGGTGAACGCCTTCAAGGTGGGACCGGGCTACTACACGCCCAGCGATCTTGCCCGCCTGAACGCCGCCGACCCCCTGTTCGAGGTCAACACCCGCCGTTATCCCACGCGCGGGCAACCGTGTGGCGCCGGCGAAATGGCCATCAGTGTGGACGGCGACGGCACGGTGCGCCGCTGCCACTTCATCGCGCGGCCCCTGGGCAACCTCTATGCCCAGCCAGTGGCGGAACTGCTGCGCCCCCGCCCTTGCAGCCGCCCCAGCTGCGAATGCCACATCGGCTACGTGCATCTGCCCGCGCTGGGCGCCGAAGACGTGTACGGCCCTGGGCTGCTGGCCCGCATTCCAGAGGGACCGGGCTGGGCGGACCCGAGTGCATATCTGGCGCGGGCGAGGCAGTTGGTGGGCGGGAGTGGGCGCGCCGCTGGCTGA
- a CDS encoding STM4012 family radical SAM protein, which produces MTRPAPLPEALRGGPYQAYTYGYPHKTAYRPLDPPVELREAWAAEDRRSLYLYLHVPFCEMRCGFCNLFTTVGAPPALEDAYLDAVTRQARVVREALGDDAQFSRIALGGGTPTYLSAPELERVFDLLAGNFGAQPSALPTSVETSPATATPERLAVLAERGVSRVSIGIQSFIEAEVRSVGRAQRTAQVQEALENIRAAGLPVLNLDLIYGLAHQTPETWLYSLQEALRWSPEELFLYPLYVRPLTGIGRLGRTWDDERLELYRLGRDYLRAHGYQQTSMRRFQKAGLPLAPEPEYTCQLDGMVGLGCGARSYTRGLHYSSEYAVGARGVREILHNYVGRQNTDFAHATYGIRLSPDEQRRRYLLQSLLHRQGLSFAAYQAAFGTDAGQDFPGLAELVEGGYAERTDEGLTLTDHGFERSDAIGPWLYSPAVRRLSEAYEWS; this is translated from the coding sequence ATGACCCGGCCCGCCCCCCTGCCGGAAGCGCTGCGCGGCGGCCCCTATCAGGCCTATACCTACGGCTACCCGCACAAGACGGCTTACCGGCCCCTGGACCCGCCAGTGGAGCTGCGCGAGGCCTGGGCGGCAGAGGACCGCCGCAGCCTCTATCTGTATCTGCATGTGCCGTTTTGCGAGATGCGCTGCGGCTTTTGCAACCTGTTCACGACGGTCGGGGCGCCGCCGGCCCTGGAAGACGCTTACCTGGACGCCGTGACCCGACAGGCCCGCGTGGTCCGCGAAGCGCTGGGTGACGATGCGCAGTTCTCGCGGATCGCGCTGGGTGGGGGCACGCCCACTTACCTGTCGGCGCCCGAGCTGGAACGGGTGTTCGATCTGCTCGCGGGGAACTTCGGTGCCCAGCCATCGGCGCTGCCCACCAGCGTGGAGACCTCGCCTGCTACGGCCACCCCCGAGCGCCTGGCGGTACTGGCCGAGCGGGGCGTGAGCCGGGTCAGCATCGGCATTCAGAGTTTTATTGAGGCCGAGGTGCGCAGTGTGGGCCGTGCTCAGCGGACGGCGCAGGTGCAGGAGGCGCTGGAGAACATCCGCGCAGCGGGCCTGCCTGTACTCAATCTGGACCTGATTTACGGTCTGGCCCACCAGACGCCGGAGACCTGGCTGTACTCGCTGCAAGAAGCGCTGCGCTGGTCGCCCGAAGAACTGTTTCTCTACCCGCTGTACGTGCGGCCGCTCACCGGCATCGGCCGCCTGGGCCGCACCTGGGACGACGAGCGGCTGGAACTGTACCGCCTGGGCCGCGACTACCTACGCGCCCACGGGTATCAGCAGACCTCCATGCGCCGCTTTCAGAAGGCTGGGCTGCCGCTGGCCCCAGAGCCGGAATACACCTGCCAGTTGGACGGCATGGTGGGCCTGGGCTGCGGCGCCCGCTCGTACACGCGCGGGCTGCATTACTCCAGCGAATACGCCGTGGGGGCACGCGGCGTGCGCGAGATTCTACACAACTACGTGGGGCGCCAGAACACCGACTTTGCCCACGCCACCTACGGCATCCGCTTGTCCCCGGACGAGCAGCGGCGGCGCTATCTGCTGCAATCGCTCCTGCACCGTCAGGGTCTGTCGTTTGCGGCGTACCAAGCCGCGTTTGGCACTGACGCTGGGCAAGACTTTCCAGGGTTGGCTGAGCTGGTCGAAGGGGGCTATGCCGAGCGCACCGATGAGGGCCTGACCCTGACCGATCACGGGTTTGAACGGTCCGACGCGATTGGTCCCTGGCTCTATTCGCCCGCCGTGCGGAGGCTGAGCGAGGCCTACGAGTGGAGCTGA
- a CDS encoding STM4013/SEN3800 family hydrolase: MLNARALIPACDVVLLTLDSLRYDVAQAALAAGELPTLAPLLPGGQWEQRHTPGSFTYAAHQAFLAGFLPTPARPGRHPRLFAAQFEGSASTSGRTFTFEEATLPAALAARGYHTVCVGGVGFFNSRTALGSALPALFQEAYWSPASGVKNPDSARVQIDLATQRLAALSGRVFLLLNMAATHTPTHFYLPGERRDSPATQRAALRSVDAALPPLLAALRARGDTLMIVCADHGTCFGEDGYHGHRLAHPLVWTVPYAEFVLPGAA; encoded by the coding sequence ATGCTGAACGCCCGCGCCCTGATTCCTGCCTGCGACGTGGTCCTGCTGACCCTGGACAGCCTGCGCTACGACGTGGCCCAGGCGGCATTAGCAGCCGGCGAACTGCCGACGCTGGCGCCGCTGCTGCCCGGTGGGCAGTGGGAGCAGCGGCACACGCCCGGCAGCTTTACCTACGCCGCACATCAGGCATTTCTGGCCGGATTTCTGCCGACCCCCGCGCGGCCTGGGCGCCATCCCCGCTTATTTGCCGCGCAGTTTGAGGGCAGCGCCAGTACCTCGGGGCGCACCTTCACCTTTGAAGAAGCCACGCTGCCAGCCGCGCTGGCGGCGCGGGGCTACCATACGGTCTGCGTCGGTGGCGTGGGTTTTTTCAACAGCCGCACGGCCCTGGGGAGCGCCCTGCCGGCCCTCTTTCAGGAGGCGTACTGGTCGCCTGCCAGTGGGGTGAAGAATCCTGATTCGGCACGGGTGCAAATTGACTTGGCTACTCAGCGGCTGGCCGCGCTGTCTGGGCGCGTCTTCCTGCTGCTGAATATGGCAGCCACCCATACGCCCACCCACTTCTATCTGCCCGGCGAGCGGCGCGATAGCCCCGCCACCCAGCGCGCCGCCCTGCGCAGCGTAGACGCGGCGCTGCCCCCCCTGCTGGCGGCCCTGCGCGCCCGAGGAGATACCCTGATGATCGTGTGTGCCGACCACGGCACCTGTTTTGGCGAGGACGGCTATCACGGTCATCGCCTGGCCCACCCGCTAGTCTGGACCGTGCCCTACGCTGAATTTGTTTTGCCAGGCGCCGCATGA
- a CDS encoding STM4014 family protein, producing the protein MTADLLLIAPPESRRVRAFQASLAEQGRPPARVVAPLDVLRGAVDLASLVRPGSVVRLDSTGEEIATEEALIRLGGGVPGDLAGGELAPMRAWYAGFSRYLAEVDAALAQAPPHRRMQRRDHILTMFDKAATHARLHAAGVPVPEALPEVHSAEELIAAATARGWSRVFVKLTYGSSASGAVALQWQGPRVSAMTTVRLVDGRPYNSRRLVRYEGGPEVHALLDALAPHRLHVERWLPKASFQGRTVDLRMVVIGGRAQHTLVRSAAGPITNLHLGNERGDLEALKAAVGPARWAQIGQVAEHALAAFPGALYGGVDVLLTPGFRRVAVLEVNAFGDYHRGVRVNGLDTYGAQLRALEETAEPVQAVARC; encoded by the coding sequence ATGACGGCCGACCTGCTGCTGATTGCGCCGCCGGAGAGCCGCCGCGTGCGGGCGTTTCAGGCGTCGCTGGCCGAACAGGGCCGCCCACCCGCGCGGGTGGTGGCGCCGCTGGACGTGCTGCGCGGCGCCGTAGACCTGGCCTCGCTGGTGCGGCCCGGCAGCGTAGTGCGGCTGGACTCTACCGGCGAAGAGATCGCCACCGAGGAAGCGTTAATTCGGCTGGGGGGCGGCGTCCCCGGCGACCTGGCCGGCGGCGAGCTGGCGCCCATGCGCGCCTGGTACGCCGGATTCAGCCGTTACCTGGCCGAGGTGGACGCCGCTCTGGCCCAGGCCCCGCCACACCGCCGGATGCAGCGAAGGGATCACATCCTGACCATGTTCGACAAGGCCGCGACCCACGCCCGCCTGCACGCGGCCGGGGTCCCGGTGCCCGAGGCCCTTCCGGAAGTCCATTCGGCCGAAGAACTGATAGCCGCCGCCACGGCGCGCGGCTGGTCGCGGGTGTTCGTCAAACTGACCTACGGGTCCAGCGCGTCCGGGGCAGTGGCGCTGCAGTGGCAGGGGCCGCGGGTCTCGGCCATGACCACCGTGCGGCTGGTGGACGGGCGGCCCTACAATTCCCGCCGCCTGGTGCGCTACGAGGGGGGGCCGGAGGTCCACGCCCTGCTGGATGCCTTGGCCCCCCACCGCCTGCACGTAGAACGCTGGCTGCCCAAGGCCAGTTTCCAGGGGCGCACGGTGGACTTGCGGATGGTGGTGATCGGCGGGCGGGCGCAGCACACCCTGGTGCGTTCGGCCGCCGGGCCCATCACCAACCTCCATCTGGGCAATGAGCGCGGCGACCTGGAGGCCCTGAAGGCCGCCGTAGGACCGGCGCGCTGGGCACAGATTGGCCAGGTGGCCGAACACGCACTGGCCGCCTTTCCCGGCGCCCTGTACGGCGGGGTGGACGTGCTGCTGACCCCTGGGTTTCGCCGCGTGGCGGTGCTGGAGGTCAACGCCTTCGGCGACTATCACCGGGGCGTGCGGGTGAATGGTCTGGACACCTACGGCGCCCAATTGCGCGCGCTGGAAGAAACGGCCGAGCCGGTGCAGGCGGTGGCCCGATGCTGA
- a CDS encoding STM4015 family protein, with translation MAIYDHLTRFGDFDVVSWVPGDPLPDPATSVARIALDWDDEDSWPERFRIFLTLPGVEATPGLVVGWWDGQGNNEPPTAVVEALVTARDRLPALRVLFFGDITAEENEISWIEQGDLSPLLAAYQGLTHLGVRGGNNLSLGQLDLPELQLLILQSGGLPGEVIREVMGARLPALHHLELYFGAVNYGATGSADDLSPLLGGTLLPHLRYLGLKNSEFQDQLAQVLAGAPVLDGLDTLDLSLGTLSDEGAAALLGSERVARLPHLVIRHHFCTPDTVARLEALGPQVDADEAGDPDDDWRFVALGE, from the coding sequence GTGGCGATTTACGATCACCTGACCCGCTTTGGTGACTTTGACGTGGTCTCCTGGGTGCCGGGCGACCCGCTGCCCGACCCGGCGACCTCGGTGGCCCGCATCGCTCTGGACTGGGACGATGAGGACTCCTGGCCCGAACGCTTCCGCATCTTCCTGACCCTGCCGGGCGTGGAGGCGACCCCAGGGCTGGTGGTCGGTTGGTGGGACGGTCAGGGCAACAACGAGCCGCCCACCGCAGTCGTGGAGGCGCTGGTCACGGCGCGCGACCGTCTGCCTGCGCTGCGCGTGCTGTTCTTCGGTGACATTACCGCCGAGGAGAACGAGATTTCGTGGATTGAGCAGGGCGACCTCTCGCCGCTGCTGGCGGCCTATCAGGGCCTGACGCACCTGGGAGTGCGCGGTGGCAACAACCTCAGCCTCGGCCAGCTGGACTTGCCCGAGTTGCAACTGCTCATTCTGCAGTCTGGGGGCTTACCGGGCGAGGTCATCCGTGAGGTAATGGGCGCGCGGCTGCCCGCGCTGCACCACCTGGAACTGTATTTCGGGGCCGTCAATTACGGCGCCACCGGCAGCGCCGATGACCTGAGCCCATTACTGGGCGGCACCCTCTTGCCGCACCTGCGCTATCTGGGGCTGAAAAACAGTGAATTTCAGGACCAACTCGCGCAGGTGCTGGCCGGCGCTCCGGTGCTGGACGGTCTGGATACCCTGGACCTCTCGCTCGGCACCCTGTCGGATGAGGGCGCCGCCGCTCTCCTGGGCAGCGAACGGGTCGCGCGGTTGCCGCACCTTGTCATTCGGCATCATTTCTGTACGCCGGACACCGTGGCGCGCCTGGAAGCGTTGGGCCCCCAGGTGGACGCCGACGAGGCCGGAGATCCCGACGACGACTGGCGGTTTGTGGCTCTGGGCGAATGA
- a CDS encoding STM4015 family protein produces MASSYGNLESFAGYDIVQWQPGDALGDPQRVIHRISTDFDGEHAWSELLAAFLAQPGVEQIQGLVVGYWGVDTLIDEDPNEVWVKALRAAAPRFPELRVLYLNDISAEEHEVSWINNTDLSPLVMAFPGLTHLGIRGGNNLELPALSLSALDTLTVEAGGLSAELVRQVMTADLPALRHLELYLGTEDYGATNSADDLTPILDGTRFSRLTYLGLKNSDHQDQIAQLLVAAPVTQRLEVLDLSMGVLTDEGGRALLDNPALGHLKKLDLAFNWLSDEVRDQLIAWAEQQGVELDVSDPQDAEDDWRYVALGE; encoded by the coding sequence ATGGCCTCCTCGTATGGCAACCTCGAAAGCTTTGCCGGCTACGACATCGTGCAGTGGCAGCCAGGGGACGCCCTGGGCGACCCACAGCGCGTGATCCACCGCATCAGCACCGACTTTGACGGCGAGCACGCCTGGTCAGAGTTGCTGGCCGCCTTCCTGGCGCAGCCTGGCGTAGAGCAGATTCAGGGCCTGGTGGTCGGGTACTGGGGCGTGGACACCCTGATAGATGAGGACCCGAATGAGGTCTGGGTCAAGGCGCTGCGGGCCGCCGCGCCCCGTTTTCCAGAGCTGCGGGTGCTGTACCTCAACGACATCTCGGCCGAGGAACACGAGGTGTCGTGGATTAACAATACGGACCTCTCGCCGCTGGTCATGGCGTTTCCGGGCCTGACCCACCTGGGCATCCGGGGCGGCAATAATCTGGAATTGCCCGCCCTCTCTCTGTCTGCGCTGGACACCCTAACAGTAGAGGCGGGTGGCTTGAGCGCCGAACTGGTGCGGCAGGTGATGACCGCCGACCTGCCAGCGCTGCGTCACCTGGAGCTGTATCTGGGCACCGAGGACTACGGCGCGACGAACAGCGCCGACGACCTGACCCCCATTCTGGACGGCACCCGGTTTTCCCGGCTGACCTATCTGGGGCTGAAAAACAGCGACCATCAGGACCAGATTGCTCAGTTGCTGGTGGCGGCGCCGGTCACGCAGCGGCTGGAGGTGCTGGACCTCTCGATGGGCGTGCTGACCGACGAGGGCGGCCGCGCCCTGCTGGACAATCCCGCGCTGGGCCACCTGAAAAAGCTGGACCTGGCTTTCAACTGGCTGTCCGATGAGGTGCGGGACCAGCTGATCGCCTGGGCCGAGCAGCAGGGCGTGGAACTGGATGTCTCGGACCCGCAGGACGCAGAGGATGACTGGCGCTACGTGGCGCTGGGAGAATAA
- a CDS encoding DUF305 domain-containing protein, with protein sequence MTIPIRPMLALLLCGSALAQTDHSAHGAMTAPSSDRTFLSGMVAHHVAAVQMSKLVLATTKNAQVKGWAQTILKAQEREIRQMNTLLAGGRDTAAAARMTAEMASMLGRLKAAAGVSRDRVFVQGMVGHHASAVTMATGALTTSRSPAVLKLARDIVRAQAQEIYDFQLYLNR encoded by the coding sequence ATGACTATCCCGATTCGCCCGATGCTAGCCCTGCTGCTGTGTGGTAGTGCCCTGGCCCAGACCGACCATAGTGCCCACGGCGCTATGACGGCTCCCAGCTCCGACCGCACCTTCCTGAGCGGCATGGTGGCCCACCACGTTGCGGCCGTCCAGATGAGCAAGCTGGTGCTGGCGACCACCAAGAACGCCCAAGTCAAAGGCTGGGCGCAGACTATTCTTAAAGCCCAGGAGCGGGAGATTCGTCAGATGAACACGCTGCTGGCTGGAGGCCGCGACACGGCTGCCGCTGCCCGCATGACCGCCGAGATGGCGTCTATGCTGGGCCGCCTGAAAGCTGCTGCGGGTGTCAGCCGCGACCGCGTGTTCGTGCAGGGCATGGTGGGCCATCACGCCAGCGCCGTGACGATGGCCACCGGCGCCCTGACCACCTCGCGCTCGCCCGCCGTTCTGAAACTGGCCCGTGACATCGTGCGCGCCCAGGCCCAGGAAATCTACGACTTTCAGCTGTATCTGAACCGCTAG